One window of Bactrocera tryoni isolate S06 chromosome 2, CSIRO_BtryS06_freeze2, whole genome shotgun sequence genomic DNA carries:
- the LOC120768181 gene encoding TBP-related factor: MDLPTDSSLRNLLQTTSNNKQNPHNTLQPQQPAATPIVEPKDVQHEVKLQNVVATVSVGCELNLQDINFRTRNSEYTPSRFHGVVMRMREPRCTALIFRTGKIICTGARNETEASLGARKFARILQKLGYPVKFVDFKLHNIVATVDLRFPIRLENLNQMHGQFSSYEPELFPGLIYRMVNPRMVLLIFVNGKIVFTGAKARKDILECLDKIYPTLLSFRKN; this comes from the exons ATGGATTTACCGACCGATtcatctttacgaaatttattaCAAACTACCTCTAATAATAAA CAAAATCCGCACAACACATTGCAACCACAGCAGCCAGCTGCAACTCCCATCGTTGAGCCGAAGGATGTACAGCATGAGGTCAAACTACA AAATGTCGTAGCTACGGTCTCTGTTGGTTGCGAACTGAATCTGCAGGATATAAATTTTCGCACACGCAATTCAGAATACACTCCCTCCCGCTTTCATGGTGTTGTAATGCGCATGCGTGAACCACGCTGCACAGCGCTAATTTTTCGAACTGGTAAAATAATTTGCACTGGAGCACGCAATGAGACTGAAGCAAGTTTAGGGGCAAGAAAATTTGCACGTATACTTCAAAAGTTAGGATATCCTGTGAAGTTTGTAGACTTTAAGTTACATAATATCGTAGCGACTGTGGATCTGAGATTCCCTATACGGCtggaaaatttaaatcaaatgcaTGGTCAATTTAGTTCATACGAACCGGAACTGTTTCCAGGTCTAATATACCGCATGGTTAATCCACGTATGGTGCTTTTAATATTTGTGAATGGAAAAATTGTATTCACCGGCGCGAAAGCACGCAAGGATATATTGGAGTGTCTGGACAAAATATATCCCACTTTACTAAGCTTCCGGAAGAATTAG
- the LOC120768180 gene encoding abhydrolase domain-containing protein 2 isoform X2 gives MDLNPTTFSQQLIYVPTRLWGFSGHVQTVLHSIVGRVKCPWPLGERVYLLLQDGSTLTYDLYQPINEAEDDVTIAICPGIGNTSESVYIRTFVHYSQMHGYRCAVLNHIGALNSVQVTSTRIFSYGHTDDFSDMVNNLHKKYPNSRIVAVGFSLGGNLVTKYMGESAKSKPNTILGGISICQGYNAEEGTKWLLNWQNFRRFYLYVMTENVKSIILKHRHVLLSDEVKARHNLNEREIIAAATLPELDEAYTRRVHNFSTTQELYKWSSSLHFLDNIDKPMIFINAKDDPLVPEELLPPIKEFASSRPNVAYIELAHGGHLGFYEGGLIYPNPVTWLDRTVVAMVGSIVMLHMDAVSSAQKVGYE, from the exons ATGGATTTGAATCCCACGACTTTTAGCCAGCAGCTAAT TTATGTTCCCACGCGCTTATGGGGTTTTAGTGGTCACGTACAAACGGTGCTGCATAGCATAGTAGGCCGTGTGAAATGTCCTTGGCCATTGGGCGAACGTGTCTATCTATTGCTACAGGATGGCTCTACACTCACCTATGATCTCTATCAACCGATAAATGAAGCTgaag ATGATGTCACCATCGCTATATGTCCAGGTATTGGCAATACCTCGGAGAGTGTGTATATACGCACATTCGTACACTATTCACAAATGCATGGCTACAGATGTGCCGTACTTAACCACATCGGTGCACTGAATAGTGTACAAGTCACATCGACGCGCATCTTCAGTTATG GTCACACGGATGACTTTTCGGATATGGTTAACAATTTACATAAGAAATATCCAAATAGTCGCATTGTGGCTGTCGGTTTCAGTTTAGGTGGCAATCTTGTGACTAAATATATGGGAGAATCAGCAAAGTCAAAACCGAACACCATACTTGGTGGCATATCGATTTGTCAGGGGTACAACGCAGAGGA AGGTACGAAGTGGCTTTTGAATTGGCAAAATTTCCGCCGCTTCTATCTGTATGTGATGACGGAAAATGTGAAGAGTATCATACTTAAACATCGTCATGTATTGCTGTCGGACGAGGTGAAAGCACGTCACAATCTAAACGAACGTGAGATTATCGCTGCCGCTACACTGCCAGAATTAGATGAGGCTTATACACGTCGTGTGCACAATTTCTCCACCACACAGGAGCTATATAAGTGGAGTTCATCACTGCACTTTTTGGACAATATCGACAAACCAATGATTTTCATTAATGCTAAAGATGATCCACTAGTGCCGGAGGAGCTTCTGCCACCTATTAAAGAATTCGCAT CGTCTCGCCCCAATGTGGCATACATTGAATTGGCTCATGGTGGACATTTGGGATTCTATGAAGGCGGCTTAATCTACCCTAACCCAGTTACATGGCTAGATCGCACTGTAGTCGCCATGGTAGGCTCCATAGTAATGCTACATATGGATGCTGTGTCCAGTGCACAAAAAGTTGGTTATGAATAG
- the LOC120768180 gene encoding abhydrolase domain-containing protein 2 isoform X1, whose product MLPELLLRVHLFVDDLLKSKNELIQIVTDFTLFSFDHLHLIKLIAKMSTAFLTAIAVIMCILFRILNVNSQPLKPSVWCLDQQFLDCIYKIAPVLREPYVPTRLWGFSGHVQTVLHSIVGRVKCPWPLGERVYLLLQDGSTLTYDLYQPINEAEDDVTIAICPGIGNTSESVYIRTFVHYSQMHGYRCAVLNHIGALNSVQVTSTRIFSYGHTDDFSDMVNNLHKKYPNSRIVAVGFSLGGNLVTKYMGESAKSKPNTILGGISICQGYNAEEGTKWLLNWQNFRRFYLYVMTENVKSIILKHRHVLLSDEVKARHNLNEREIIAAATLPELDEAYTRRVHNFSTTQELYKWSSSLHFLDNIDKPMIFINAKDDPLVPEELLPPIKEFASSRPNVAYIELAHGGHLGFYEGGLIYPNPVTWLDRTVVAMVGSIVMLHMDAVSSAQKVGYE is encoded by the exons ATGCTTCCGGAATTGTTGCTACGCGTACATTTATTCGTTGATGACTTACTGAAATCAAAGAACGAACTTATACAGATTGTCACCGATTTTACATTATTCTCCTTCGATCATCTACATCTGATAAAACTCATAGCTAAAATGTCGACGGCATTTCTTACCGCCATAGCGGTCATAATGTGCATCCTGTTTCGTATACTAAACGTTAACAGTCAGCCGCTAAAACCAAGCGTTTGGTGTTTGGATCAACAGTTTCTGgattgtatttataaaattgcacCAGTACTAAGAGAACC TTATGTTCCCACGCGCTTATGGGGTTTTAGTGGTCACGTACAAACGGTGCTGCATAGCATAGTAGGCCGTGTGAAATGTCCTTGGCCATTGGGCGAACGTGTCTATCTATTGCTACAGGATGGCTCTACACTCACCTATGATCTCTATCAACCGATAAATGAAGCTgaag ATGATGTCACCATCGCTATATGTCCAGGTATTGGCAATACCTCGGAGAGTGTGTATATACGCACATTCGTACACTATTCACAAATGCATGGCTACAGATGTGCCGTACTTAACCACATCGGTGCACTGAATAGTGTACAAGTCACATCGACGCGCATCTTCAGTTATG GTCACACGGATGACTTTTCGGATATGGTTAACAATTTACATAAGAAATATCCAAATAGTCGCATTGTGGCTGTCGGTTTCAGTTTAGGTGGCAATCTTGTGACTAAATATATGGGAGAATCAGCAAAGTCAAAACCGAACACCATACTTGGTGGCATATCGATTTGTCAGGGGTACAACGCAGAGGA AGGTACGAAGTGGCTTTTGAATTGGCAAAATTTCCGCCGCTTCTATCTGTATGTGATGACGGAAAATGTGAAGAGTATCATACTTAAACATCGTCATGTATTGCTGTCGGACGAGGTGAAAGCACGTCACAATCTAAACGAACGTGAGATTATCGCTGCCGCTACACTGCCAGAATTAGATGAGGCTTATACACGTCGTGTGCACAATTTCTCCACCACACAGGAGCTATATAAGTGGAGTTCATCACTGCACTTTTTGGACAATATCGACAAACCAATGATTTTCATTAATGCTAAAGATGATCCACTAGTGCCGGAGGAGCTTCTGCCACCTATTAAAGAATTCGCAT CGTCTCGCCCCAATGTGGCATACATTGAATTGGCTCATGGTGGACATTTGGGATTCTATGAAGGCGGCTTAATCTACCCTAACCCAGTTACATGGCTAGATCGCACTGTAGTCGCCATGGTAGGCTCCATAGTAATGCTACATATGGATGCTGTGTCCAGTGCACAAAAAGTTGGTTATGAATAG